A region from the Bradyrhizobium erythrophlei genome encodes:
- a CDS encoding AMP-binding protein, with protein sequence MTTFQEARAFLLKHRTDYDAAVNGFRWPDPVPFNWALDWFDAELARNADSKDRPALWIVDAGSSKETKLSFTALSRRSNQVANFLRAQGLKRGDHLLLLLGNVVPLWETMLAAMKLGVVVIPATTLLTPDELRDRLDRGRAKVVVASQDQVTKFAGLGGDQLIRIVVNAPSRQDGWLAFEQAAEFPESFAPDGPTKAEDPMLLYFTSGTTAKPKLVRHSQRSYPVGGLSTMYWLGLQPGDVHLNISSPGWAKHAWSCFFAPWNAGATVFVLNQPRFDAKGLLATIGRCGVTTLCAPPTVWRLFIQEKLATFKVSLREVCGAGEPLNPEVIDQVRAAWGLTIRDGYGQTETTALAGNSPGQKVKVGSMGRPLPGYRVEITDIDGHIANEGEVTLVLGADRPAGLMQGYQGDDGKLSGADGALYRSGDVVFSDEDGYLTFVGRSDDVFKSSDYRISPFELESILLEHEQVAEAAVVPSPDPIRLAIPKAYVLLVAGAERSSETALSIFRHLHTRLAPFKRIRKIELVTELPKTISGKIRRVQLRRLEHDNDREDSLRGAEFREEDFPELQKMRHAGSTENG encoded by the coding sequence ATGACCACATTCCAGGAAGCGCGCGCGTTCCTCCTCAAGCATCGCACCGACTACGATGCCGCAGTTAACGGATTCCGCTGGCCGGATCCCGTGCCGTTCAACTGGGCGCTGGACTGGTTCGACGCGGAGCTGGCGCGCAATGCCGACAGCAAGGACCGTCCCGCCCTGTGGATCGTCGATGCCGGCAGCAGCAAGGAAACAAAACTCTCGTTCACGGCGCTGTCACGCCGTTCCAACCAGGTCGCAAATTTCCTGCGCGCGCAGGGACTGAAGCGCGGCGATCATCTGTTGCTGCTGCTCGGCAACGTCGTACCGCTGTGGGAGACCATGCTGGCGGCGATGAAGCTCGGCGTGGTGGTGATCCCCGCCACCACGCTGCTGACGCCGGACGAACTGCGCGACCGGCTCGATCGCGGTCGCGCCAAAGTGGTGGTGGCGTCGCAGGATCAGGTGACAAAATTCGCTGGCCTCGGCGGCGACCAGCTCATCCGCATCGTCGTCAACGCGCCGTCGAGGCAGGACGGCTGGCTGGCTTTTGAGCAGGCGGCGGAGTTTCCCGAGAGTTTTGCGCCGGATGGGCCGACAAAAGCCGAAGATCCGATGCTGCTGTATTTCACCTCGGGCACGACCGCAAAGCCAAAGCTGGTGCGGCATAGCCAGCGCAGCTATCCCGTCGGCGGGCTGTCGACGATGTACTGGCTCGGCTTGCAGCCGGGCGATGTCCACCTGAACATTTCCTCGCCGGGCTGGGCCAAGCACGCCTGGAGCTGCTTCTTCGCGCCCTGGAATGCCGGGGCCACCGTGTTCGTGCTCAATCAGCCGCGCTTCGACGCCAAGGGATTGCTCGCGACCATCGGCCGCTGCGGCGTCACCACACTGTGTGCGCCGCCGACGGTGTGGCGGCTGTTCATCCAGGAGAAGCTCGCGACCTTCAAGGTCAGCTTGCGCGAGGTCTGCGGCGCCGGCGAGCCGCTCAATCCCGAAGTGATCGACCAGGTGCGCGCGGCCTGGGGGCTGACCATCCGCGACGGCTACGGCCAGACCGAAACCACCGCACTCGCCGGCAATTCGCCGGGGCAGAAGGTGAAAGTCGGATCGATGGGCCGGCCGCTGCCGGGCTATCGCGTAGAGATCACCGACATCGACGGGCATATTGCCAACGAGGGCGAGGTCACGCTGGTGCTCGGCGCCGACCGCCCCGCCGGCCTGATGCAGGGCTATCAGGGCGACGACGGAAAACTCAGCGGCGCGGACGGCGCGCTGTATCGCAGCGGCGACGTGGTGTTTTCCGACGAGGATGGCTATTTGACCTTCGTCGGCCGTTCCGACGACGTCTTTAAATCGTCCGACTACCGGATCAGCCCGTTCGAACTCGAGAGCATTCTGCTGGAGCACGAACAGGTCGCGGAGGCCGCCGTCGTGCCCAGTCCCGATCCGATCCGCCTTGCCATCCCGAAAGCCTATGTGCTGCTGGTCGCGGGCGCGGAGCGCTCATCCGAGACCGCGCTGTCGATCTTCAGGCATCTGCACACGCGCCTCGCGCCGTTCAAGCGCATCCGGAAGATCGAACTGGTGACGGAATTGCCGAAGACGATTTCCGGAAAGATCCGCCGCGTGCAGTTGCGCCGGCTGGAACACGACAATGATCGCGAAGATTCGCTTCGGGGTGCGGAATTTCGCGAAGAGGATTTCCCGGAGCTGCAAAAGATGCGGCATGCGGGTTCGACGGAGAATGGTTGA
- a CDS encoding MaoC family dehydratase, with the protein MNEVWKKPPVSLETYQGMVGKEIGVSSWHLIDQKRINLYADVIEDHQFIHVDPERAKRETSFGTTVAHGFLTMSLMSIMSYEVMPVIEGTTMGVNYGFDKLRFISPVRSGKRVRGRFTLAEAKLRKPAELLSRTSVTVEIEGEEKPALVADWIGLIYFA; encoded by the coding sequence ATGAATGAAGTCTGGAAGAAGCCGCCGGTCTCGCTGGAGACATACCAGGGGATGGTCGGCAAGGAAATCGGTGTGTCCTCATGGCACCTGATCGATCAGAAGCGGATCAACCTTTATGCCGACGTGATCGAGGATCACCAGTTCATCCATGTCGATCCCGAGCGGGCCAAGCGCGAGACTTCATTTGGAACGACCGTGGCGCACGGCTTTCTGACGATGTCGCTGATGAGCATCATGTCGTATGAGGTGATGCCGGTGATCGAGGGCACCACGATGGGCGTCAATTACGGCTTCGACAAGCTGCGCTTCATCTCGCCGGTGCGTTCGGGCAAGCGCGTCCGCGGCCGCTTTACGCTGGCGGAGGCGAAATTGCGCAAGCCGGCCGAACTGCTATCGCGCACCAGCGTGACCGTGGAAATCGAGGGCGAGGAAAAGCCCGCTTTGGTCGCCGACTGGATCGGTTTGATTTATTTTGCTTAA
- a CDS encoding SDR family NAD(P)-dependent oxidoreductase: protein MTIRFDGRVAIVTGAGNGLGRAHALGLASRGAKVVVNDFGGARDGTGGSLTPAEAVVEEIRKAGGVAMADGADVSNFEQVTAMVARATKEWGSVDLLCANAGILRDKSFGKMEAADFSKVLDVHLTGTFYCCKAVWDGMRERNYGRIVLTTSASGLFGNFGQANYGAAKTGMVGLMNVLAEEGRKNDIRVNTISPTAATRMTEELLPPQALALMKPDAITPAVLYLLAEDSPTRTIMGAGAGSFALIKILESEGINLPEADWTPDAVAAHFAEISDMSKAKALQGAFEQTQKYVGQAAARAGVKP from the coding sequence ATGACAATCAGGTTTGACGGACGCGTCGCGATCGTGACCGGCGCAGGCAATGGTCTTGGACGCGCGCATGCGCTGGGTTTGGCGAGCCGCGGCGCCAAGGTCGTGGTCAACGATTTCGGCGGCGCCCGCGACGGCACCGGCGGATCGCTGACCCCGGCGGAAGCCGTGGTCGAGGAGATCCGGAAAGCCGGCGGAGTGGCGATGGCCGACGGCGCCGATGTCTCGAATTTCGAGCAGGTCACGGCGATGGTCGCGCGCGCCACCAAGGAGTGGGGCAGCGTCGACCTGCTCTGCGCCAATGCCGGCATCCTGCGCGACAAGTCGTTCGGCAAGATGGAAGCCGCCGACTTCTCCAAGGTGCTGGACGTGCATCTCACCGGCACCTTCTATTGCTGCAAGGCGGTGTGGGACGGCATGCGCGAGCGCAATTACGGTCGCATCGTTCTCACCACGTCCGCGTCGGGCCTGTTCGGCAATTTTGGCCAGGCCAATTACGGCGCGGCCAAGACCGGCATGGTCGGTCTGATGAACGTGCTGGCCGAGGAAGGCCGCAAGAACGACATCCGCGTCAACACGATCTCGCCGACCGCGGCGACGCGCATGACCGAGGAATTGCTGCCGCCGCAGGCGCTGGCCCTGATGAAGCCGGACGCGATTACGCCGGCGGTGCTGTATCTGCTGGCCGAGGATTCGCCGACCCGCACCATCATGGGCGCGGGTGCCGGCTCCTTCGCGCTGATCAAGATACTGGAAAGCGAGGGCATCAATTTGCCCGAAGCCGACTGGACCCCTGACGCGGTCGCAGCCCACTTCGCCGAGATCAGCGACATGTCGAAGGCGAAAGCGCTGCAGGGCGCGTTCGAGCAGACGCAAAAATATGTCGGCCAGGCAGCGGCGCGGGCGGGGGTCAAGCCGTAA
- a CDS encoding NAD(P)/FAD-dependent oxidoreductase, which translates to MPQSQTQIAVIGAGPAGLMAAEVLAQGGAAVTVYDGMPSAGRKFLMAGRGGLNLTHSETLPSFLTRYGKAAPQLTAAIEAFPPERLRAWSEALGQPTFVGSSGRVFPQAFKASPLLRAWLRRLDAMGVQFKLRHHWTGWDESGQLRFQTPDGAIAIEARATMLALGGASWPRLGSDAAWVEMLAAKGVAISPLKPANCGFTVAWSDIFRDRFEGQPLKSVALSFGPRTVRGEAIVTRTGIEGGAIYALSADLRDVILGSGQATLHIALRPDLETDALIKRLSAPKAKQSFSNWLRKAAQLSPVGIGLLQEAAVASGSSLSSLPPENLAGLINAVPVQLNGVAPIARAISTAGGIAFDELDPGFMLRRLPSTFAAGEMLDWEAPTGGYLLQASFATGAAAGKGALKWLESQASGS; encoded by the coding sequence ATGCCGCAATCACAAACCCAAATCGCCGTCATCGGCGCCGGCCCTGCCGGGCTGATGGCGGCCGAGGTGCTGGCGCAAGGCGGGGCGGCTGTCACGGTCTATGACGGCATGCCCTCGGCGGGGCGCAAATTCCTGATGGCCGGGCGCGGCGGGCTCAATTTGACCCACAGCGAGACGCTGCCTTCATTCCTCACCCGCTACGGCAAGGCGGCGCCGCAACTCACTGCTGCAATTGAAGCATTTCCGCCGGAGCGCTTGCGCGCCTGGAGCGAGGCGCTGGGCCAGCCGACCTTTGTCGGCTCCTCGGGCCGGGTGTTTCCGCAGGCGTTCAAGGCCTCGCCATTGCTGCGCGCGTGGCTGCGGCGGCTCGACGCCATGGGCGTGCAATTCAAATTGCGCCATCACTGGACCGGCTGGGACGAGAGCGGACAGTTGCGGTTTCAGACTCCCGACGGCGCAATTGCGATCGAGGCCCGCGCGACCATGCTGGCTCTCGGCGGTGCGAGCTGGCCACGGCTCGGCTCCGACGCGGCATGGGTGGAGATGCTCGCGGCCAAGGGTGTGGCGATTTCGCCGTTAAAACCCGCCAATTGCGGGTTCACGGTGGCCTGGTCGGACATCTTCCGCGACCGATTTGAGGGCCAGCCGCTGAAAAGCGTGGCGCTGTCGTTCGGTCCGCGCACCGTGCGCGGCGAGGCGATCGTTACCCGCACCGGCATCGAGGGCGGCGCGATCTACGCGCTGTCGGCCGATCTGCGTGACGTCATCCTGGGCTCGGGACAGGCGACGCTCCACATCGCCTTGCGGCCGGATCTGGAAACCGACGCGTTGATCAAGCGGCTGTCGGCGCCAAAGGCAAAACAGTCCTTTTCAAATTGGCTGCGCAAGGCCGCGCAGCTTTCGCCCGTCGGCATCGGGCTGTTGCAGGAGGCGGCGGTCGCCTCGGGTTCGTCCTTATCGTCGCTGCCGCCGGAAAACCTCGCTGGGTTGATCAACGCCGTACCGGTCCAGCTCAATGGTGTCGCGCCCATCGCGCGGGCGATCTCGACCGCGGGCGGAATTGCGTTCGACGAACTCGATCCGGGTTTCATGCTGCGCCGCTTGCCCAGCACCTTCGCCGCCGGCGAAATGCTCGACTGGGAAGCGCCGACCGGCGGCTACCTGCTGCAGGCGTCGTTTGCCACGGGGGCGGCGGCGGGGAAGGGGGCGTTGAAATGGCTGGAGAGCCAGGCCTCGGGCTCGTGA
- a CDS encoding class I SAM-dependent methyltransferase, with amino-acid sequence MDQGNAIKKDVQEFYDNVGWDKSDDGFSDASIYEDLRPVAAEYIHRCHQRVKQHLPDSGRYLLDVASGPVQYDDYVAYSAGYERRVCADISLRALVEARRRLGDKGLYVVADIANLPFADNSFDGVVSLHTIYHVPAAEQEKAFNEIHRVLAAERPAVVVYSWGARSPLMLLSLMPFQVWNWLSRRMRARTVSQGRSDSPALYGHHYGYSWFANRKWPFKYELYSWRSVSPDFTKIYARRWLFGRSLLSLLFAMENAWPRFFGRFGQYPMIVFRKDPPA; translated from the coding sequence ATGGATCAAGGCAACGCGATCAAGAAGGACGTTCAGGAATTCTACGACAATGTCGGATGGGACAAATCCGATGACGGCTTTTCGGACGCCTCGATTTACGAGGATTTGCGGCCGGTCGCCGCCGAATATATCCATCGATGCCATCAGCGCGTGAAACAGCACCTGCCCGACAGCGGGCGCTATCTGCTCGATGTCGCCTCCGGCCCGGTTCAATATGACGATTACGTCGCCTATTCCGCGGGCTACGAGCGGCGGGTCTGCGCGGACATCTCCCTTCGGGCGCTTGTGGAAGCTCGCAGGAGGCTCGGCGACAAGGGGTTGTACGTCGTGGCGGATATCGCGAATTTGCCGTTCGCCGACAATAGCTTTGACGGCGTTGTTTCCCTGCATACGATCTATCACGTCCCGGCCGCGGAACAGGAAAAGGCGTTCAACGAGATCCACCGGGTTCTTGCTGCGGAGCGGCCCGCCGTCGTGGTTTACTCATGGGGCGCGCGGTCGCCCCTTATGCTGTTGTCGCTGATGCCGTTTCAGGTTTGGAACTGGCTCAGCCGCCGTATGCGCGCGCGGACGGTTTCGCAGGGGAGATCTGACAGCCCGGCGCTCTATGGACATCACTACGGCTATTCGTGGTTTGCCAATCGCAAATGGCCCTTCAAGTACGAGTTGTATAGCTGGCGCAGCGTCAGTCCGGATTTCACCAAGATCTACGCCAGGCGCTGGCTGTTCGGACGGTCCCTTCTGAGTTTACTGTTTGCGATGGAAAATGCGTGGCCTCGCTTCTTCGGCAGGTTCGGTCAATATCCGATGATCGTCTTTAGAAAAGATCCGCCGGCCTAG
- a CDS encoding ABC transporter substrate binding protein: MLIVNSPQIAVAALAMRLPTVYGYREHVIAGGLISYGVDLRWCYHRSAYFVDKILHGAVPGDLPIEFPTKFPLSINLKTAKELGLTVPPTLLARADEVFE, encoded by the coding sequence ATGCTCATTGTCAACAGCCCACAAATTGCCGTAGCGGCCTTAGCGATGCGGCTGCCAACGGTTTACGGATATCGTGAGCATGTGATCGCAGGCGGATTGATCAGCTATGGGGTCGATTTGCGCTGGTGCTATCATCGTTCCGCGTATTTTGTGGACAAAATACTGCACGGTGCCGTCCCCGGTGACCTGCCAATCGAGTTCCCGACTAAATTCCCGCTGTCGATCAATCTAAAGACAGCAAAGGAACTGGGCCTCACCGTGCCGCCTACGTTGCTGGCCCGCGCCGACGAGGTATTCGAATGA
- a CDS encoding ABC transporter substrate-binding protein — MGDSMRRRDFITILGGAAATQVIGPGSVRAGTSPKRPIIGIPIFLGPSKIGQSFGNLFRQGLQDLGYVLDRDLDIQARSAGGDWDRLPIIAEEIVQLKPDVIYAFATVEAVAARKATSTIPIVCPALADAVSLGLIASEARPGGNVTGIEPYVAGLPAKQIEVAREIVPGASTIGLLTNSKDPKGAPQVPELEVAGRAVGLKIVGADANRPEDIEGALRELANNASMW; from the coding sequence ATGGGGGACAGCATGAGGCGGCGGGATTTCATCACAATTCTCGGCGGCGCGGCGGCGACACAAGTGATTGGGCCCGGCTCGGTGCGTGCCGGAACATCGCCCAAGCGTCCGATCATTGGCATTCCGATCTTCCTTGGCCCGTCGAAAATAGGCCAATCGTTCGGCAACCTTTTCCGGCAGGGTCTACAGGACCTGGGCTACGTCTTGGACCGCGATCTCGACATACAGGCTCGCAGCGCTGGCGGTGATTGGGATCGATTGCCGATAATTGCAGAAGAAATCGTTCAGCTAAAGCCCGACGTCATATATGCGTTTGCCACCGTGGAGGCGGTTGCCGCGAGGAAGGCGACCTCAACGATCCCGATTGTCTGCCCGGCTCTCGCCGACGCCGTTAGCCTTGGCCTGATAGCGAGCGAGGCGCGACCAGGAGGCAACGTCACCGGAATAGAACCCTATGTTGCGGGATTGCCTGCGAAACAGATCGAAGTCGCACGAGAAATAGTGCCGGGTGCGAGCACTATCGGGCTGCTTACAAATTCGAAGGACCCAAAGGGAGCCCCCCAGGTCCCTGAACTTGAGGTTGCAGGTCGAGCCGTCGGTCTAAAGATCGTGGGGGCGGATGCGAACCGGCCGGAAGATATAGAAGGCGCATTGCGGGAACTGGCAAACAACGCGTCGATGTGGTGA
- a CDS encoding D-TA family PLP-dependent enzyme produces the protein MTTPLAARIAREYGTPCAVIDMDRVERNIARIQAACDAAGVANRPHIKTHKSPMLAKLQIEAGAHGITCQKLGEAEVMAEAGIDDILISYNLIGEEKMARLGALQTKANMTVAADNSTVVAGLPQAAAISGRPLSVVVECDTGRKRAGVETPAEAIALAREIAASKGLTFTGFMLYPTESGWAEAQKFYDEALAGVRVLGLDAAMVSTGGTPNLKNVGKLKGATEHRPGTYIYNDRMQVAAGVASWDDCALNIYSTVVSRAGPDRGILDAGSKTLTSDTGGGLDGHGLILEHPEARIARFAEEHGFLDLARSNTRPDVGDVVRIVPNHVCVVVNMMDEVVMVRGDEIIGTLKVAARGKLR, from the coding sequence ATGACCACACCCCTTGCCGCCAGGATCGCCCGCGAATATGGCACGCCCTGCGCCGTCATCGACATGGACCGCGTCGAACGCAATATCGCGCGGATCCAGGCCGCCTGCGACGCCGCCGGCGTCGCCAACCGGCCGCATATCAAGACCCACAAGAGCCCGATGCTGGCAAAGCTGCAGATCGAGGCCGGCGCCCACGGCATCACCTGCCAGAAGCTCGGCGAGGCCGAGGTGATGGCGGAGGCAGGGATCGACGACATCCTGATCAGCTACAATCTGATCGGTGAAGAGAAGATGGCGCGACTCGGCGCGCTACAGACAAAAGCCAACATGACTGTCGCCGCCGACAATTCGACCGTCGTCGCGGGCCTGCCGCAAGCGGCGGCGATCTCCGGCCGACCGCTGTCGGTCGTGGTCGAATGCGATACCGGGCGCAAGCGCGCGGGAGTCGAAACGCCCGCTGAGGCCATTGCGCTGGCGCGCGAGATCGCCGCGTCGAAGGGGCTGACCTTTACGGGTTTTATGCTCTATCCGACCGAGAGTGGCTGGGCCGAGGCGCAAAAGTTTTATGATGAGGCGTTGGCCGGCGTGCGCGTGCTCGGGCTGGACGCCGCGATGGTCTCCACCGGCGGCACGCCGAACCTGAAGAACGTCGGGAAACTCAAGGGCGCCACCGAGCACCGGCCCGGCACCTATATCTACAACGACCGCATGCAGGTCGCGGCCGGCGTCGCGAGCTGGGACGATTGCGCGCTGAACATCTATTCGACCGTGGTGAGCCGCGCCGGCCCCGACCGCGGCATTCTCGACGCCGGCTCGAAGACGCTGACCTCGGATACCGGCGGCGGCCTCGACGGCCATGGGCTGATCCTGGAACATCCCGAGGCAAGAATTGCGCGCTTTGCCGAGGAGCACGGCTTCCTCGATCTCGCCCGCAGCAACACCCGCCCCGATGTCGGCGACGTGGTGCGGATCGTCCCGAACCATGTCTGCGTCGTCGTCAACATGATGGATGAGGTGGTGATGGTGCGCGGCGACGAGATCATCGGCACGCTGAAGGTCGCGGCACGGGGGAAACTGCGTTGA
- a CDS encoding ABC-F family ATP-binding cassette domain-containing protein, translated as MAPPLIQLKDIKLTFGGTPLLSGVELSVSSSERVCLIGRNGSGKSTLLKIAAGLVQPDSGSRFVQPGATIRYLPQEPDFAGFATTLAYVESGLGPGDDHYQARYLLEQLGLHGDEDPAHLSGGEARRTALAYVLAPSPDILLLDEPTNHLDLTTIEWLESELASRRCALVIISHDRRFLSNLSRSTAWLDRGQIRQIDRGFSAFEAWRDEVLAEEERDQHKLDRRIVNEEHWLRYGVSGRRKRNVKRLGNLYTLREQRRDYRGAAGNANLAAAEADKSGKLVIEAKNISRTYGDRNIVDDFSIRVQRGDRIGIVGPNGAGKTTLIEMLTGASPPDSGMIRFGANIEMATLDQHRESLDPKSTLAEALTGGRGDHVMVGGKPKHVVSYMKDFLFAQEQMRTPLEVLSGGERGRLMLARALAKPSNLLVLDEPTNDLDLETLDVLEEMLGDYEGTVMLISHDRDFLDRVVTSVIAPEGNGRWIEYAGGYTDMLAQRGADLKREAVKTASVETAKEPKGSTASGAPKRKLNFNDKHALETLPKTMAKLQAEIAKQQRYLDDPDLFQKDRKKFNQASDALTKAQKELQQAEDRWLELEVLREEIEQA; from the coding sequence ATGGCGCCTCCACTGATCCAGTTGAAAGACATCAAGCTGACCTTTGGCGGCACGCCGCTGTTGTCAGGAGTCGAGCTGTCGGTTTCCTCAAGCGAGCGCGTCTGCCTGATCGGGCGCAACGGCTCCGGCAAATCGACGCTGCTGAAAATCGCGGCCGGCCTGGTCCAGCCCGACAGCGGCAGCCGCTTCGTGCAGCCGGGCGCGACCATCCGCTATCTGCCGCAGGAGCCGGATTTCGCGGGCTTCGCCACCACGCTGGCCTATGTCGAATCCGGCCTCGGCCCCGGCGACGACCACTACCAGGCCCGCTATCTGCTCGAGCAACTCGGGCTGCACGGCGACGAGGACCCCGCGCATTTGTCCGGCGGCGAGGCCCGCCGCACCGCGCTGGCGTATGTGCTGGCGCCCTCGCCCGATATCCTGCTTCTGGACGAGCCCACCAACCATCTCGATCTCACCACCATCGAATGGCTGGAAAGCGAACTCGCAAGCCGCCGCTGCGCGCTCGTCATCATCAGCCACGACCGCCGGTTCCTTTCAAATTTGTCGCGCTCCACCGCCTGGCTCGATCGCGGCCAGATCAGGCAGATCGACCGCGGCTTCAGCGCGTTCGAGGCCTGGCGCGACGAGGTGCTGGCGGAGGAAGAGCGCGACCAGCACAAGCTCGACCGCAGAATCGTCAATGAGGAGCACTGGCTGCGCTACGGGGTTTCGGGCCGCCGCAAGCGCAATGTCAAACGGCTCGGCAATCTCTACACCTTGCGCGAGCAGCGGCGCGACTATCGCGGCGCCGCGGGGAATGCCAATCTCGCCGCCGCCGAAGCGGACAAATCCGGCAAGCTGGTCATCGAGGCCAAGAACATCAGCCGGACCTATGGCGACCGCAATATCGTCGACGACTTCTCGATCCGCGTCCAGCGCGGCGACCGCATCGGCATCGTCGGTCCGAACGGCGCCGGCAAGACCACGCTGATCGAGATGCTGACCGGCGCCAGCCCTCCGGACAGCGGCATGATCCGCTTCGGCGCCAATATCGAGATGGCGACGCTGGACCAGCATCGCGAAAGCCTCGATCCCAAATCGACGCTGGCCGAAGCCCTCACCGGCGGCCGCGGCGACCATGTGATGGTCGGCGGCAAGCCGAAGCACGTGGTCAGCTACATGAAGGATTTTCTGTTTGCGCAGGAGCAGATGCGCACGCCGCTGGAAGTGCTGTCAGGCGGCGAGCGCGGCCGGCTGATGCTGGCGCGCGCGCTGGCAAAGCCCTCCAATCTGCTGGTGCTGGACGAGCCGACCAACGATCTCGATCTGGAAACCCTCGACGTGCTGGAAGAGATGCTCGGCGACTACGAGGGCACGGTGATGCTGATCAGCCACGACCGCGATTTCCTCGATCGCGTGGTGACCTCGGTGATCGCCCCTGAAGGCAATGGCCGCTGGATCGAATATGCCGGCGGCTATACCGACATGCTGGCGCAGCGCGGCGCCGACTTGAAGCGCGAGGCGGTGAAAACCGCCTCGGTCGAAACCGCAAAGGAGCCGAAGGGCAGCACCGCTTCGGGCGCACCGAAGCGCAAGCTCAATTTCAACGACAAGCACGCGCTGGAAACCCTGCCCAAGACCATGGCCAAATTGCAGGCCGAAATCGCAAAGCAGCAGCGGTATCTTGACGACCCCGATCTGTTCCAGAAGGATCGCAAGAAATTCAACCAGGCCTCAGATGCGCTTACCAAAGCGCAGAAGGAATTGCAGCAGGCAGAAGACAGATGGCTGGAGCTCGAGGTGCTGCGCGAAGAGATCGAACAGGCTTGA
- a CDS encoding YaiI/YqxD family protein: protein MNLNAIRIYVDADACPVKDEIYRVAARHGLPVSVVAGNFIRVPQDPLIERVAAGSGMDAADDWIAERAGKGDIVITSDIPLASRCVKSGAEVIAPNGKPFTEQSIGMTLAVRNLMTDLRSSGEVTGGPKSYSPRDRSAFLSALDQTIRRIQRQRADQSAQNQN from the coding sequence ATGAATTTGAACGCCATCCGCATCTATGTCGACGCCGACGCCTGCCCGGTCAAAGACGAGATCTACCGCGTCGCCGCGCGCCATGGGCTACCCGTCAGCGTGGTCGCGGGCAACTTCATCCGGGTGCCGCAGGATCCGCTGATCGAGCGCGTCGCCGCCGGTTCCGGGATGGATGCCGCCGACGACTGGATCGCCGAACGCGCCGGCAAGGGCGATATCGTCATCACTTCCGATATCCCCTTGGCGAGCCGCTGTGTGAAATCCGGCGCCGAGGTGATCGCCCCGAACGGCAAGCCGTTCACGGAACAATCGATCGGGATGACCCTTGCGGTCCGCAATCTCATGACCGATCTACGCTCCTCCGGCGAAGTCACCGGCGGTCCCAAATCCTACTCGCCGCGCGACCGCTCGGCCTTCCTGTCGGCGCTCGACCAGACCATCCGCCGCATCCAGCGCCAGCGCGCGGATCAATCCGCGCAAAACCAGAATTGA